A stretch of Thalassospira sp. TSL5-1 DNA encodes these proteins:
- a CDS encoding Hcp family type VI secretion system effector yields the protein MPAYLTIEGETQGLITQGATTFDSITNEWQAGHEDEIMVQAFDHSVITPRDPQSGNPTGTRIHQPVTFTCTLNKAVPLMYNALVTGELLPKVELKWYRTQASEQVHFFTTSFEEALIVDINCAMPHAKDPATKDFTQLVDIKMTYRKIMWEHVVAGTSGSDDWRSPVQA from the coding sequence ATGCCAGCATATCTTACCATCGAAGGCGAAACCCAGGGCCTGATCACCCAGGGCGCAACCACCTTTGACAGCATCACCAACGAATGGCAGGCTGGCCATGAAGATGAAATCATGGTTCAGGCTTTTGATCATTCCGTGATCACCCCGCGTGACCCGCAGTCGGGCAATCCGACCGGCACCCGTATTCATCAGCCGGTGACCTTCACCTGCACGCTGAACAAGGCCGTTCCGCTGATGTACAATGCTCTCGTCACCGGCGAGCTGCTGCCGAAGGTTGAACTGAAGTGGTACCGCACCCAGGCATCCGAACAGGTTCACTTCTTCACCACCTCGTTTGAAGAAGCCCTGATCGTTGATATCAACTGCGCGATGCCGCATGCCAAAGATCCGGCCACCAAGGACTTCACCCAGCTGGTCGATATCAAAATGACCTATCGTAAAATCATGTGGGAACACGTTGTTGCCGGTACTTCCGGTTCCGACGACTGGCGTTCCCCTGTCCAGGCTTAA